The Alosa alosa isolate M-15738 ecotype Scorff River chromosome 9, AALO_Geno_1.1, whole genome shotgun sequence genome includes a region encoding these proteins:
- the malt2 gene encoding MALT paracaspase 2, with amino-acid sequence MADWNRGVGTLNETELNRLAVLLDNAKCGWKQLAKAATDQPRFRCSESELTNCSLQVLNCTGSSGRFLLGMLKDRGCTLGFLLQCLRKMEHHEAVEYLTAAVEQIQIQITVQPQTQQAQEGSSVVLSCKASGPPSLGYQWFRGKEEIPGGCDPDLVVPFLTVTQQGHYICRVNHGEKFIFSNWAHVRVVRSGNSSSETSSTMFPSTSGLRITCQPRQQTLSEGDGLLLQCLAEGNPPPQFQWYRNRTALENAMKPNLKIPCVTTADRGRYYCRVFNFYHEIKSEEVNINIGPSDTHWKSDDEDISIGPTRQSSCFYATDKVALLMGNMNYLHHRQLRAPMADVHELTNLLRQLDFKVVSLLDLDWQEMHSAVTEFLLLLGHGVYGLLYFAGHGYENYGNSFMVPIDAPASYTSKHCLWVQEVLQRMQARDTGLNVFLLDMCRKRNLNDETIPQPDPRKVTANIVFGYATCVDAEAYEVNKDDLSNGIFISYLKKRLMEDEKVTVMLDRVAEDMGQCRITRGRQALELRSNLSERRALTDKIQSTDCPVTSARNLQWAIAHVLPESRTLEFKCGVKVQLGFAAEFSNIMIIYTRILDKPKDIEHCSAQLSDFSEDLEIDLKHTNQETLQEAGSLLFTIDCLPQPEVPKLYTRLKALQRLKKELTFTVCLHYQYSNLEEEEVQEIQTVSIGKPLVSKLNLHEPRLAHCSSSSSFDFQSTSLLESATFPQGLCDPSETSSQSASTSWSYYSNAGEPSEGSSSTKVNLPEENLDTDDCPPYTATKSLPYARVEDVTYSFSNMQNFHSL; translated from the exons ATGGCTGACTGGAACCGGGGTGTGGGGACACTGAATGAAACCGAACTCAATAGACTTGCTGTCCTGCTGGACAATGCCAAGTGTGGGTGGAAACAGCTGGCTAAAGCTGCCACGGATCAGCCACGCTTCCGCTGCAG CGAAAGTGAGCTGACCAATTGCTCGCTCCAGGTCTTGAACTGCACTGGCAGTTCAGGACGCTTTCTCCTTGGCATGCTGAAAGACCGTGGCTGCACCTTGGGCTTTCTCCTGCAGTGCCTCCGGAAGATGGAGCATCATGAGGCAGTGGAATATCTCACTGCTGCTG TGGAGCAGATCCAGATTCAGATCACAGTGCAGCCCCAGACACAGCAGGCCCAAGAGGGGAGCAGTGTGGTGCTGAGCTGCAAGGCCTCTGGCCCACCTAGTCTTGGCTACCAGTGGTTCAGAGGCAAAGAGGAG ATCCCAGGCGGATGTGACCCTGATCTAGTTGTGCCTTTCCTCACGGTGACTCAGCAGGGCCACTATATCTGCCGTGTTAACCATGGGGAAAAGTTTATCTTCTCCAACTGGGCACATGTGCGTGTAGTCCGGTCAGGCAACTCCAGCTCAG AGACTAGTAGTACAATGTTTCCTTCGACAAGTGGATTGCGAATCACTTGTCAGCCAAGGCAGCAGACACTATCTGAAGGAGATGGCCTCCTCCTTCAGTGTTTAGCCGAGGGAAATCCTCCTCCTCAATTCCAGTGGTACCGTAACAGAACAGCTCTAGAAAACGCAATGAAACCCAATCTGAAG ATACCATGTGTAACAACAGCAGATAGAGGAAGGTACTATTGTCGAGTCTTCAACTTTTACCATGAAATCAAGAGTGAAGAGGTCAACATAAACATTG GACCAAGTGATACCCACTGGAAGTCAGATGATGAAG ATATCTCCATAGGGCCAACTAGGCAGTCTAGCTGCTTCTATG CCACAGACAAGGTTGCTCTCCTAATGGGCAACATGAACTACCTTCACCACCGCCAGCTTCGTGCACCTATGGCTGATGTGCATGAACTAACAAACCTGCTCCGCCAACTGGACTTCAAGGTTGTATCCTTGCTGGATCTGGACTGGCAGGAGATGCACAGTGCTGTGACGGAATTCCTCCTGCTGCTTGGTCATGGTGTCTATG GGCTTCTCTACTTTGCTGGCCATGGTTATGAGAACTATGGTAATAGTTTCATGGTGCCCATTGATGCTCCAGCCTCCTACACCTCAAAGCACTGTTTGTGGGTTCAAGAGGTGCTACAGCGAATGCAGGCGCGGGATACTGGTCTTAATGTCTTTCTGTTGGACATGTGTCGCAAAAG GAACTTAAATGATGAAACCATACCCCAACCTGATCCTCGTAAGGTGACCGCAAATATAGTGTTTGGTTATGCTAC GTGTGTGGATGCTGAGGCATATGAGGTGAATAAAGATGATCTGTCCAATGGCATTTTCATAAGCTATCTGAAGAAAAGACTTATGGAGGATGAGAAGGTCACTGTAATGCTGGACAGAGTGGCCGAGG ACATGGGCCAGTGTAGAATCACACGTGGTCGGCAGGCCCTGGAGCTACGAAGTAATCTGTCAGAACGCCGAGCGCTGACAGACAAAATCCAGAGCACTGACTGCCCTGTTACTTCAGCGCGCAACCTGCAATGGGCTATCGCTCATG TTCTGCCAGAGAGCCGGACATTAGAGTTTAAGTGTGGCGTGAAGGTGCAGCTGGGGTTTGCAGCTGAGTTCTCCAACATAATGATCATCTATACCCGGATATTAGACAAGCCCAAGGATATAGAACACTGTTCTGCCCAACTGTCTGACTTCTCTGAG GACCTTGAGATagacctcaaacacacaaatcaaGAGACTTTGCAGGAAGCTGGGAGTTTATTATTTACAATAGATTGTCTGCCACAACCCGAAGTCCCAAAGCTATATACCCGTCTCAAAGCACTCCAGAGACTAAAG AAAGAGCTGACATTTACAGTTTGTCTTCACTACCAATACTCAaacctggaggaggaggaggttcaAGAAATACAAACGGTCTCCATTGGCAAACCTCTGGTATCCAAACTGAATCTCCATGAGCCACGTTTGGCCCATTGTTCCTCATCGTCCTCTTTTGATTTTCAGTCAACAAGCCTATTGGAGTCAGCCACGTTCCCCCAAGGCCTATGTGATCCCTCTGAGACCTCCAGTCAATCAGCTTCCACAAGCTGGTCCTACTACTCTAATGCAGGGGAGCCTTCAGAAGGGTCATCCTCAACTAAAGTGAATTTGCCAGAAGAGAATCTTGACACTGATGACTGCCCACCTTACACTGCAACCAAAAGCCTTCCCTACGCTCGTGTGGAGGACGTCACATACAGTTTTAGCAATATGCAGAATTTTCATTCCTTGTAG
- the mrpl54 gene encoding 39S ribosomal protein L54, mitochondrial produces MASNALCCFAKKLNFLTVGLHAEMCVCSVLSVSQTRGYAKKVAAKGKGKGMVKEVLKGPEVCKDPIKLTTHAVGVNVFKQGEDPPLKAREEYPEWLFQLNLGPPKKLPELDPDSRQYWKILRKEHMWRFNRLHKGKKL; encoded by the exons ATGGCTAGTAATGCATTGTGTTGTTTTGCAAAGAAATTGAATTTTCTAACTGTCGGGCTTcatgcagaaatgtgtgtgtgtagtgtcttGTCAGTTTCTCAAACACGTGGATATGCGAAAAAAGTTG CTGCCAAAGGAAAGGGGAAAGGGATGGTTAAAGAAGTCCTGAAGGGTCCAGAGGTGTGCAAAGACCCAATTAAATTGACCACACATGCAGTGGGAGTGAATGTCTTTAAACAGGGCGAAGATCCTCCATTGAAGGCACGTGAAGAGTACCCAGAATG GTTGTTCCAGCTCAACCTGGGCCCCCCGAAAAAGCTCCCAGAACTGGATCCAGACAGTCGTCAATACTGGAAGATATTGAGAAAAGAACACATGTGGCGCTTCAACagattacacaaaggcaaaaaaCTGTAG
- the fam32a gene encoding protein FAM32A-like, protein MAEYGEVQKGALKLKGLGDLSSAKKKKKKDKEKKKLNEQQIRTSQTTEEEDKKTYVDKRTPAQMAFDTIQEKRQMERILNKASKTHKRRVEEFNRHLDTLTEHYDIPKVSWTK, encoded by the exons ATGGCTGAATACGGAGAAGTTCAGAAAGGAGCTCTGAAACTAAAAGGGTTGGGGGACCTGTCGTCTGCTAAAAA gaaaaagaagaaggacaaagaaaagaagaaactcAACGAACAACAAATAAGAACATCTCAAACCACCGAGGAAGAAGACAAGAAGACTTATGTCGACAAAAGGACACCCGCTCAAATGGCCTTCGATACAATTCAAGAGAAAAGA CAAATGGAACGTATTCTGAATAAAGcatctaaaacacacaaaagGAGAGTTGAG GAATTTAACAGACACCTGGATACTCTCACTGAACATTATGACATTCCTAAAGTCAGCTGGACAAAATAA